A single Mytilus trossulus isolate FHL-02 chromosome 12, PNRI_Mtr1.1.1.hap1, whole genome shotgun sequence DNA region contains:
- the LOC134692579 gene encoding UDP-galactose:fucoside alpha-3-galactosyltransferase-like: MGRQVLIITTNPLSKDKFLSISSEINIAVLSVEPYLQKDQYYSHVGYLRLLVQRTEILFTLLENKIETFLFESDSLWIKNPIPLLQSYANTSDMVFVHNMIHRGSTSVNGGFLYMFPTSPTIKVLHELHRMMMKLADTIKNWPPEKAVSEGENDQVYLNRLVLNKYGGMETTMMPFSEFPDGKWYTASESQRISWHPYVIHNNWIIGREEKMKRAKQWGHWFMKDNSECDDEQVRKIINL; this comes from the exons ATGGGTCGTCAG gTATTAATTATAACGACAAATCCTCTATCAAAGGATAAATTTCTGTCAATTTCATCGGAAATCAACATCGCCGTACTGAGTGTAGAACCGTATCTTCAAAAAGATCAATATTACAGTCATGTAGGTTATTTACGTCTATTAGTCCAAAGAACAGAAATACTGTTTACGTTACTAGAGAATAAGATAGAAACTTTCCTGTTTGAAAGTGACTCCCTATGGATAAAAAACCCTATCCCCTTATTACAGTCGTATGCTAATACGTCAGACATGGTGTTTGTACATAATATGATTCATCGTGGTTCTACTTCCGTTAATGGAGGTTTTCTTTATATGTTTCCAACAAGTCCCACTATTAAAGTGTTACACGAATTACATAGAATGATGATGAAATTAGCAGATACTATTAAAAACTGGCCACCAGAAAAAGCAGTTTCCGAAGGTGAAAATGACCAAGTATACTTAAATCGTCTggttttaaacaaatatggtGGGATGGAAACTACTATGATGCCCTTTTCAGAGTTCCCGGATGGAAAGTGGTACACAGCATCCGAGTCACAACGTATATCATGGCATCCATATGTTATTCATAATAATTGGATAATTGGAAGAGAAGAAAAAATGAAACGTGCTAAACAGTGGGGTCATTGGTTTATGAAGGATAATAGTGAATGTGATGATGAACAAGTTAGGAAGATAATTAACTTATAA